In Chitinophaga nivalis, a single genomic region encodes these proteins:
- a CDS encoding cyclase family protein yields MYTFYRLGRKKTVLLTFALAATLHATAQTEQAGTSPWGPADEIGTLNMMSDSNNLSLFAKIRTGKVYDLGVEYFTGMPGFTELGDPAYQYWLTHTPRGTVVGNHTKQGGDMNRKVSYTGDAISMYTHTGTHIDALNHFGLHGKIWNGYTPDEHLSDRGWDKTGAEKIPPIIGKGVLIDVPAYKGVEVLPGNYVISLEEIQQVIKAQQLQINKGDIVLIRTGLMKYFYNDREKFMQNSPGISMEALKWLVEEKGVMTLGADNLSLEALPSKDKSNWLPGHTYLLAQKGSMFIELVYLEDLAKAKVRNFLFVGLPLKIRGASAAPMRPLAIPL; encoded by the coding sequence ATGTATACATTTTACAGATTAGGCCGGAAAAAGACGGTGCTATTGACCTTCGCGCTGGCAGCTACCCTGCATGCCACCGCACAGACAGAACAAGCCGGCACCAGCCCATGGGGACCTGCAGATGAAATTGGCACCCTGAACATGATGAGTGACAGCAACAATCTTTCTTTGTTTGCTAAAATCAGGACAGGGAAAGTCTATGATCTGGGGGTAGAATATTTCACCGGCATGCCGGGCTTTACAGAGCTGGGCGACCCGGCCTATCAGTACTGGCTCACCCATACGCCCCGGGGCACGGTAGTAGGCAATCATACCAAACAAGGCGGCGACATGAACCGGAAAGTCAGCTATACCGGCGATGCCATCTCCATGTACACCCACACCGGCACACACATTGACGCCCTCAATCATTTCGGATTACATGGTAAAATCTGGAACGGCTATACGCCGGACGAACACCTCAGTGACAGAGGATGGGATAAAACAGGCGCGGAGAAAATACCACCTATCATCGGAAAAGGCGTGCTGATAGATGTACCTGCCTATAAAGGCGTGGAAGTATTGCCCGGCAATTATGTTATTTCACTCGAAGAAATACAGCAGGTCATCAAAGCCCAACAATTACAAATCAACAAAGGAGACATTGTACTGATCCGAACCGGTTTGATGAAATACTTTTACAACGATCGGGAAAAATTCATGCAAAACAGTCCGGGTATTAGTATGGAAGCCCTGAAATGGCTGGTAGAAGAAAAAGGCGTGATGACGCTGGGCGCCGATAACCTGAGTCTGGAGGCCCTCCCCTCTAAAGATAAAAGCAACTGGCTACCAGGACATACCTATCTGCTGGCGCAAAAAGGCTCCATGTTTATTGAGTTGGTATACCTGGAAGACCTGGCCAAAGCGAAGGTGCGTAACTTTCTCTTTGTAGGTTTACCGCTGAAAATACGTGGCGCCAGTGCAGCTCCGATGCGCCCATTAGCTATCCCACTATAA
- the lpdA gene encoding dihydrolipoyl dehydrogenase yields MDNQYDVVVIGSGPGGYVAAIRAAQLGSKVAIVEKYNTLGGTCTNVGCIPTKALLDSSERYHQAQEQFQAHGIQLNGIRLDFEQFIRRKADVIKQNTAGLAYLMKKNKIDVHTGTGSFIDATHLRVVAGEQETILTGRYFIIATGSKPSSLPGISIDKKRIITSTESLSLPAIPASMVIIGGGVIGVELASIYARIGTRVTIIEYTDSLIATMDRELGKALYKTLSALKINILLGSQVQGATAQGETAEVRYLDQQGQAQTITADYCLVAVGRRPYTDGLHLEAVGIVPEKNGKIAVNAQLQTTVANIYAIGDVVAGPMLAHKAEEEGTFAAEIIHGHHPRINYQLIPSVVYTWPEVAAVGATEEQLKAQGITYRVGKFPYLASARARASMDAEGFVKVLVSPQYGEILGVHIIGPRAADVIAQPVAAIEHEITVEEMFRISYAHPTYAEALKDAYLMAGGQGAINI; encoded by the coding sequence ATGGATAATCAATATGACGTTGTAGTGATCGGATCCGGCCCGGGAGGCTACGTGGCGGCTATCCGTGCTGCACAGCTGGGATCTAAAGTAGCCATCGTAGAAAAATACAACACCCTGGGCGGTACCTGTACCAATGTGGGATGTATTCCCACCAAAGCCTTACTGGATAGCTCAGAACGGTACCATCAGGCACAGGAACAGTTTCAGGCACATGGTATTCAGCTGAACGGTATACGACTGGATTTTGAACAGTTCATCCGGCGTAAGGCAGACGTGATCAAACAGAATACAGCCGGTTTAGCTTACCTGATGAAAAAAAATAAGATCGATGTACACACCGGCACCGGTAGTTTTATAGATGCCACGCATCTCCGGGTGGTAGCAGGTGAGCAGGAAACCATCCTGACCGGTCGGTATTTTATTATCGCTACAGGTTCCAAGCCATCGTCTCTGCCAGGCATCAGCATCGATAAAAAGCGTATCATCACCTCTACAGAAAGCTTGTCATTGCCGGCTATACCTGCTTCCATGGTGATTATCGGCGGTGGGGTCATCGGGGTGGAACTGGCGTCTATCTATGCCCGCATCGGTACCCGTGTAACGATCATTGAATATACCGATTCCCTGATCGCTACCATGGACCGGGAGCTGGGCAAGGCATTATATAAAACCCTGTCGGCTTTAAAGATCAATATCCTGTTGGGTAGCCAGGTGCAGGGTGCTACCGCTCAGGGTGAGACGGCGGAAGTCCGGTACCTGGATCAGCAGGGACAGGCACAAACCATTACGGCGGATTACTGCCTGGTGGCGGTAGGCAGAAGGCCCTATACGGATGGACTGCATCTGGAAGCAGTAGGCATTGTACCGGAGAAAAACGGCAAAATAGCCGTCAACGCGCAGCTGCAGACAACAGTGGCCAACATCTACGCTATTGGTGATGTGGTGGCCGGCCCGATGCTGGCACACAAGGCGGAAGAGGAAGGTACCTTTGCTGCCGAAATCATACACGGGCATCATCCCCGTATCAACTATCAGCTGATTCCTTCGGTGGTATATACCTGGCCGGAAGTAGCTGCTGTAGGCGCTACAGAAGAACAGCTGAAAGCGCAGGGCATTACCTACCGTGTAGGGAAGTTTCCTTATCTGGCGAGTGCCCGCGCACGGGCATCTATGGATGCAGAAGGATTTGTGAAGGTATTGGTATCACCGCAATACGGAGAAATACTAGGCGTCCATATTATAGGCCCAAGGGCTGCAGATGTGATTGCACAGCCGGTAGCGGCCATAGAACATGAAATTACGGTAGAAGAAATGTTCCGCATCAGCTATGCGCATCCTACCTATGCGGAAGCATTGAAAGATGCCTACCTGATGGCAGGAGGGCAGGGGGCCATTAATATTTAA
- a CDS encoding carboxypeptidase-like regulatory domain-containing protein has product MVTTNLIRKAFISTLLVCFCLAAAGQVRVSGTVYERSARFGLPGVSVMSTSGAGTVTDSLGRYSIRLMPEDSLSFSYQGKATMKFPLKEIHPNRPFDMSLHVDVQSLPMVEVTTKKLDYKLDSLKRREEYRKIFDYAPEVLAGGTNGVGVGINLDMLFSMRKIKRMEAFRQYLEQEEREKYIDYRFNRSLVKKLTGLESPLLDTFMRQYRPTFELLHSFENEYQYYEYIRDWGKYFSDTRNNTRL; this is encoded by the coding sequence ATGGTAACCACTAATCTTATAAGAAAGGCATTTATATCCACGTTGCTGGTATGCTTTTGTCTGGCGGCAGCTGGTCAGGTGCGGGTCAGCGGAACCGTTTACGAACGGTCGGCCCGGTTTGGGCTGCCCGGTGTAAGCGTGATGAGTACCTCCGGCGCCGGTACGGTTACGGACTCCCTCGGGCGCTACAGTATCCGGCTGATGCCGGAAGATTCCCTCAGCTTTTCCTATCAGGGCAAAGCCACTATGAAGTTCCCATTAAAGGAAATTCACCCCAACCGGCCCTTTGATATGAGCCTGCATGTGGATGTACAAAGTTTGCCCATGGTGGAGGTAACCACCAAAAAGCTCGATTATAAACTGGACTCATTGAAACGCCGGGAAGAATACCGTAAAATATTTGACTATGCCCCGGAAGTACTGGCCGGTGGTACAAATGGCGTAGGCGTAGGTATTAACCTGGATATGCTGTTCAGTATGCGCAAAATAAAGAGAATGGAAGCCTTCCGGCAGTACCTCGAACAGGAAGAGCGGGAAAAGTACATCGACTACCGGTTCAACAGAAGCCTGGTTAAAAAGCTGACCGGCCTGGAGTCTCCGCTGTTGGATACTTTCATGCGGCAATACCGGCCCACCTTTGAATTACTCCACAGTTTTGAAAATGAATACCAGTATTATGAATATATCCGGGACTGGGGAAAATACTTCTCTGATACGCGGAACAATACCCGCCTTTAA
- a CDS encoding proline dehydrogenase family protein has product MDHLLTIGAAALKKAALNEDAKAFLLQNEVVFNLLKKAADRYIGGETLEETIVKVKQQNQQGFKCSIEFMGESTRNESESNAATAEFIRICEKIQQQQLSATVSLDLSHIGLAVAETLCRENLAAICTAAAKGGIEVIVSAEGTERTDAIINTYKTAAQTYDNLAITLQAYLYRTKDDFKDLIQLPNRIRIVKGAFETPAGCSMPRGAELDDTYMYYIDQLLQQRHKCAIATHHDKIQERAKTLIQQYQPDKDSYEFESLYGIRTEQLVQLKADGYSTKLYFVYGKEWYLYLCNRIAEYPLNIFQALQDIVEA; this is encoded by the coding sequence ATGGACCATTTGTTGACGATAGGCGCAGCTGCCTTGAAAAAGGCGGCGTTAAATGAAGACGCAAAGGCTTTTCTGCTGCAAAATGAGGTAGTGTTTAATTTGTTGAAAAAAGCAGCAGACAGGTATATTGGCGGAGAAACACTCGAAGAAACAATCGTAAAGGTAAAACAGCAAAATCAGCAAGGATTCAAATGTTCCATAGAGTTTATGGGTGAAAGTACCCGGAATGAATCAGAGTCCAATGCCGCAACGGCCGAATTTATCCGGATCTGTGAAAAAATACAGCAACAGCAGTTATCGGCTACTGTTTCACTGGATCTTTCCCATATCGGGCTGGCAGTAGCGGAAACGCTATGCCGGGAAAACCTGGCTGCTATCTGTACGGCTGCTGCCAAAGGAGGCATAGAGGTCATTGTAAGCGCAGAAGGAACGGAGCGTACAGACGCCATCATCAACACGTATAAAACTGCCGCGCAAACATACGATAACCTGGCGATCACTTTACAGGCTTATTTGTACCGGACGAAAGACGATTTCAAAGACCTGATACAATTGCCCAACCGTATCAGAATCGTAAAAGGAGCCTTTGAAACGCCCGCCGGATGCTCGATGCCAAGGGGAGCAGAGCTGGATGATACCTATATGTATTACATCGATCAACTCCTGCAGCAACGGCATAAATGCGCTATTGCCACACACCACGACAAAATCCAGGAACGGGCCAAAACCTTGATACAACAGTATCAGCCGGATAAAGATAGCTACGAATTTGAAAGCCTGTATGGTATCCGTACGGAACAACTGGTGCAGTTGAAAGCCGATGGGTATAGCACTAAACTGTATTTCGTATATGGGAAAGAGTGGTACCTCTATTTATGCAACCGGATAGCGGAATATCCCCTGAATATTTTTCAGGCATTGCAGGATATTGTAGAGGCCTGA
- a CDS encoding calcineurin-like phosphoesterase family protein encodes MLNRRSFLRNVGITGSLLTAPSLLLKAQPAATAGNIDLSSFTLKGKVLSQGKGIANVSVTDGINITQTDKNGQYELVSNATATLVYISVPAGYAIPEQNSIAAFYQPINKNNRTAKYDFHLSKLTVDDRKHNFVVWADTQMISKADAEQLKAQTVPDLQALLQSYPKETLFHGIGCGDLVWDHFELYEDYKAAIAMCGIPFYNVIGNHDMDLDARTDDHSTHTFKQQFGPTYYSFNRGDIHYVVLDDVFFIGVDKKYIGYLTENQLQWLEQDLALVKPGSTVVVSLHIPTFTGAARREKKEPELGGMVTNRKQLYKLLAPFKTHIMSGHTHFNDNWEEGNIMEHNHGTVCGAWWTGPICGDGTPSGYGVYEVDGADIKWYYKSTGFPKEKQVRVYPKGKVKNAPEEIAANVWNWDNKWKVEWYADGVLQGPMEQRVANDPWAEELYAGPQLPKKHKFVEPMLNDHMFFAKPAANVQKITVKATDRFGNVYEDTIG; translated from the coding sequence ATGCTCAACAGAAGAAGTTTTCTAAGAAATGTGGGAATTACCGGATCCTTGCTGACAGCACCTTCCCTGCTACTCAAGGCCCAACCGGCAGCAACAGCAGGTAATATAGATCTCTCTTCCTTTACCTTAAAAGGGAAAGTACTTAGCCAGGGCAAAGGTATCGCCAACGTATCCGTAACAGATGGTATCAATATCACACAAACAGATAAGAACGGGCAATATGAACTGGTCAGCAATGCCACTGCTACCCTCGTATATATCAGCGTACCGGCTGGATATGCTATTCCGGAGCAAAACAGCATCGCCGCTTTTTATCAGCCCATCAACAAAAATAACCGCACCGCGAAATATGACTTCCATCTCTCGAAACTAACTGTAGACGACCGTAAACATAATTTCGTGGTATGGGCAGACACCCAGATGATTTCCAAGGCAGATGCAGAACAGCTCAAAGCCCAGACTGTACCCGACTTACAGGCATTGCTCCAATCTTACCCGAAAGAAACGTTGTTCCACGGTATTGGTTGCGGTGACCTGGTGTGGGATCATTTTGAACTATACGAAGACTACAAGGCAGCTATCGCCATGTGTGGTATTCCCTTCTATAATGTTATCGGCAACCACGATATGGACCTGGATGCCCGTACGGATGATCATTCTACGCACACTTTCAAACAACAGTTTGGCCCTACCTATTACTCCTTTAACCGGGGCGATATTCATTACGTAGTACTGGACGATGTTTTCTTTATCGGGGTAGATAAAAAATATATTGGTTATCTGACCGAAAACCAGCTGCAGTGGCTGGAACAGGACCTGGCACTGGTAAAACCCGGTAGTACAGTAGTGGTAAGTCTGCACATCCCCACTTTCACCGGTGCAGCACGGCGTGAGAAAAAAGAACCGGAGCTCGGAGGTATGGTGACCAACAGAAAGCAGCTGTACAAACTACTGGCGCCTTTTAAAACACATATCATGAGTGGTCATACCCACTTCAACGACAACTGGGAAGAAGGCAATATCATGGAACACAATCATGGTACGGTATGTGGCGCCTGGTGGACCGGCCCTATCTGCGGAGATGGCACTCCCAGCGGCTACGGCGTGTACGAAGTAGATGGCGCGGATATCAAATGGTACTACAAATCCACCGGCTTTCCGAAAGAAAAACAGGTCAGGGTTTATCCCAAAGGCAAAGTGAAAAATGCGCCGGAGGAAATTGCTGCCAATGTATGGAACTGGGATAACAAATGGAAAGTGGAATGGTATGCAGATGGCGTATTACAAGGCCCTATGGAACAACGCGTCGCTAATGACCCATGGGCTGAGGAACTGTATGCCGGTCCTCAGTTGCCTAAGAAACATAAGTTTGTGGAACCAATGCTGAATGATCATATGTTCTTTGCCAAACCAGCTGCCAACGTGCAAAAGATTACGGTAAAAGCGACCGATCGTTTTGGTAATGTTTATGAAGATACCATCGGATAG
- a CDS encoding GNAT family N-acetyltransferase, which yields MIKVISVRETPAYKDIAIRYLQQSWPDVYPIIYEDAVSHSIGAAAPLPQWYLLEKEGEVIGCAGLITNDFISRVDLYPWICAIYIAEAHRGHRYAQLLIEKAKADTARAGFTHLYLSTDHIGYYERYGFAYIGQGYHPWEESSRIYGISVQP from the coding sequence ATGATAAAAGTTATTTCGGTGAGAGAAACCCCGGCGTATAAAGATATCGCTATCCGGTACCTCCAGCAATCCTGGCCGGACGTCTATCCGATCATATATGAAGATGCTGTCAGTCATAGTATTGGCGCTGCTGCACCGTTGCCCCAGTGGTATCTGCTGGAAAAGGAGGGAGAAGTGATCGGTTGTGCCGGGCTGATAACAAACGATTTTATCAGCAGAGTGGACTTATATCCCTGGATATGTGCTATCTATATTGCGGAGGCACACCGGGGCCATCGCTACGCGCAGCTGTTGATAGAAAAGGCCAAGGCGGATACAGCCCGCGCGGGATTCACGCATCTTTATTTAAGTACGGATCATATTGGTTACTATGAAAGGTATGGCTTTGCATACATCGGGCAGGGATATCATCCATGGGAAGAATCTTCCCGGATATATGGCATCAGCGTACAGCCGTAA
- a CDS encoding response regulator transcription factor, translating into MMNVLIADDHAIIRLGLKLMIAPEFAPVTIAEAATFDEVIQLVSQQLFDLLILDINLPGGNNIHMLSSVRLRQPTLKVLIFSALDEQLYALNFLQAGADGYLQKSTAAEEVNQAIRVILKDEKYMSPATQQQLLQSKSGDKQLQNAFMELSAREIDVMNLLTRGIPIVKIAEILHVHISTVSTYKARLFAKLEVNNISELLQKARPYHFPAC; encoded by the coding sequence ATGATGAATGTTTTAATTGCCGATGACCATGCCATCATCCGACTGGGGTTAAAGCTGATGATTGCGCCTGAATTTGCCCCGGTAACGATCGCGGAAGCAGCCACTTTTGATGAAGTGATACAGCTTGTCAGCCAACAATTATTTGATCTGCTGATCCTGGATATCAATTTGCCAGGCGGCAATAATATTCACATGTTAAGTTCAGTCCGTTTACGGCAACCGACCTTAAAGGTGCTGATTTTCTCCGCCCTGGATGAGCAACTATATGCGCTCAACTTTCTACAGGCCGGCGCAGATGGTTATCTGCAAAAATCCACAGCAGCCGAAGAAGTTAATCAGGCGATCCGGGTCATCCTAAAAGATGAAAAATACATGAGCCCGGCGACCCAGCAGCAACTACTGCAGAGTAAATCCGGCGACAAACAGCTGCAGAACGCTTTTATGGAGCTTTCCGCCCGGGAAATAGATGTGATGAACCTGCTGACAAGAGGCATTCCTATTGTTAAAATAGCAGAAATATTGCATGTACATATCAGTACTGTCAGTACCTACAAAGCCCGTTTATTTGCCAAGCTGGAAGTAAACAATATCAGTGAACTGCTGCAAAAGGCGAGGCCGTATCATTTCCCGGCATGTTAA
- a CDS encoding sensor histidine kinase, giving the protein MTENYQIFTSDKGKMVWASSHDKAYSYLMKTRVLDSFLVNKLPDVNLHTWKNATFTFPRTKDEYFLISNDTVRLMKNSREQYRFTVPALPHQRLFVLGGRLCYINHQGDVIFYEKEKPRKVSVTGALAQQRLLQQPIKVFWNLAMQQVFIGIADQCYLLQLMPDGTVHTLEVLNGFDFTGNAIVSMYYDENHHRLFLGSTSKGLYVCSRQQFRTRKAGNKNNEVYYAQAPYGNKGVLTANGVVFDSAAVYTVPLLSYIRKTGDDYSMVQEPGGNYWFKHENMLYRLNKTLTAIDWQQDIGEFISQLYLDKEGRLWIGGMKKGLYMIDTKAQVLQRQLYTPVIVDPAFMNAETPDVLWIGTAKGLFRLHLQDHRIDTLTALRGKYIRSIYIPESGEIWITTYGDGIFLYKNNRLTQLPIDRRQYLATAHCIFQDTKGYLWVTTNKGLFQFSRRDGLAYAAGIQQELFYMYYGKDQGFNTNEFNGGCEPCALQLGNGAVSLPSLDGLVYFDPAAITAELPAKGIFVDRVELDTKEVTAAQMITLQPDFRQLKIYVSSPYFGDPGNLQLYYSLNGPDQQKAPLWLPVNDEQTIAFASLPSGEYELHLRKVNGFGKQNTIEGIFRIVVLPAWYETTGFRILVAVILLLLVWMFYRLRLRGIQLKNRRLELHVAARTKALHETLENLELSEQQLRRQAFMQQRLLAAISHDIKTPLEFLVAVMGKSYQLQVDMAAAERDVAYESLQRMSVLIGNLIRYMKSQYRVNGPLLEIVDIYLLAEEKMHIFYPMAQARGVVLENDIVRETAVFINRQLLSVILHNLLDNAVKYTKKGKIRITSAIVGPYLLIELTDTGEGMPVALMDWINRFEKNAYDTAQVPFTHTGLGIMMVMELLQLIGGSILVSTHAPAGGTKIVLTMPVNMPGNDTASPFAAVH; this is encoded by the coding sequence ATGACAGAAAATTACCAGATATTCACCAGTGATAAAGGGAAAATGGTATGGGCTTCCTCACATGATAAGGCTTACAGCTACCTCATGAAAACGAGGGTGCTGGATAGTTTTCTGGTAAACAAACTCCCGGATGTGAACCTGCATACCTGGAAAAATGCCACGTTTACATTTCCCCGGACGAAGGATGAATATTTTTTGATAAGTAATGACACCGTGCGGTTGATGAAAAACAGCCGGGAACAATACCGCTTCACTGTACCGGCATTACCTCATCAACGACTCTTTGTGTTGGGCGGCCGGTTATGTTATATCAATCATCAGGGAGATGTTATCTTTTATGAAAAGGAGAAACCCCGGAAGGTGTCTGTAACCGGAGCGCTGGCACAACAAAGGTTGTTACAACAGCCCATAAAGGTTTTCTGGAACCTGGCCATGCAACAGGTATTTATCGGTATAGCTGATCAGTGTTATCTGTTGCAGTTGATGCCGGATGGTACGGTACATACCTTGGAAGTGTTGAATGGATTTGACTTTACGGGGAATGCCATTGTTTCCATGTACTATGATGAAAACCATCACCGGCTTTTCCTGGGCAGTACTTCAAAAGGACTCTATGTATGCAGCCGCCAACAGTTCCGGACACGGAAAGCTGGCAATAAAAACAATGAAGTATATTATGCCCAGGCGCCCTATGGCAATAAGGGGGTATTGACTGCCAACGGAGTGGTGTTTGATTCGGCAGCAGTGTATACCGTTCCGCTGCTGAGCTATATCCGGAAGACCGGAGATGACTACAGTATGGTACAGGAGCCGGGAGGGAATTACTGGTTCAAGCATGAGAATATGTTGTACCGGCTGAATAAAACACTCACGGCGATAGACTGGCAACAGGATATCGGAGAATTTATCAGCCAGCTTTATCTGGACAAAGAAGGACGGCTGTGGATTGGGGGCATGAAGAAGGGGTTATACATGATAGATACCAAAGCGCAGGTACTACAACGGCAATTGTATACGCCGGTGATAGTAGACCCGGCTTTTATGAATGCGGAAACACCGGATGTACTATGGATCGGCACAGCAAAAGGTTTGTTCCGGTTGCACTTGCAGGATCACCGCATTGATACCCTGACGGCCCTCCGGGGAAAATATATCCGCAGCATCTATATTCCTGAAAGCGGAGAAATATGGATAACTACCTATGGCGATGGCATCTTCCTGTATAAAAATAATCGCCTGACACAACTGCCGATAGACCGCCGCCAATACCTGGCAACAGCGCATTGTATTTTCCAGGATACAAAAGGATACCTGTGGGTGACAACGAACAAAGGATTATTTCAGTTTAGTCGCCGGGATGGGCTGGCATATGCAGCTGGTATACAACAGGAGTTGTTTTACATGTATTATGGGAAAGACCAGGGATTCAATACCAATGAATTTAATGGTGGGTGTGAGCCATGCGCCTTGCAACTGGGAAATGGTGCTGTTTCCCTGCCATCCCTGGATGGACTGGTATATTTCGATCCCGCTGCTATCACTGCCGAGTTGCCGGCAAAAGGCATATTTGTAGATCGGGTAGAACTGGACACGAAAGAGGTAACGGCGGCACAAATGATAACGCTGCAGCCTGATTTCCGGCAACTGAAAATATATGTCAGCTCTCCTTATTTTGGCGACCCCGGTAACCTGCAGTTGTATTACTCCCTGAATGGGCCGGATCAGCAGAAAGCCCCCCTGTGGCTGCCTGTGAATGATGAACAGACGATTGCTTTTGCTTCGCTGCCTTCCGGAGAATATGAATTACATCTCAGAAAAGTAAATGGATTCGGTAAACAGAACACGATCGAAGGCATATTCCGCATTGTGGTATTACCTGCCTGGTATGAAACAACGGGGTTTCGTATACTGGTAGCTGTTATATTACTGTTGCTGGTTTGGATGTTTTACCGGTTGCGGTTGCGGGGGATTCAGCTGAAAAACCGCCGGCTGGAATTACATGTGGCTGCACGTACAAAAGCATTGCATGAAACATTGGAGAACCTGGAGCTGTCTGAACAACAGCTACGCCGGCAGGCATTTATGCAACAACGGTTGCTGGCAGCCATCAGCCATGATATAAAAACACCGCTGGAATTTCTGGTCGCTGTAATGGGTAAAAGCTATCAGTTGCAGGTGGATATGGCCGCTGCGGAACGGGATGTAGCCTATGAAAGCCTGCAACGCATGTCGGTATTGATCGGGAACCTGATCCGCTATATGAAATCGCAGTACCGGGTGAATGGACCATTATTGGAGATCGTGGATATCTACCTGTTGGCAGAAGAGAAAATGCATATTTTTTATCCGATGGCACAGGCCAGGGGAGTGGTACTGGAGAATGATATTGTACGGGAAACAGCTGTATTTATCAACCGGCAGTTGTTGTCTGTTATCCTGCATAACCTGCTGGATAACGCGGTGAAGTATACGAAAAAAGGAAAGATCCGGATAACGTCGGCAATCGTAGGGCCCTATTTACTGATTGAATTGACAGATACCGGGGAAGGTATGCCCGTTGCATTGATGGATTGGATCAACCGCTTTGAAAAGAATGCCTACGATACGGCACAGGTTCCCTTTACACACACCGGGCTGGGTATCATGATGGTCATGGAATTGCTGCAGCTTATCGGGGGCAGTATTCTGGTCAGTACGCATGCGCCGGCAGGAGGAACAAAGATTGTATTAACGATGCCGGTTAACATGCCGGGAAATGATACGGCCTCGCCTTTTGCAGCAGTTCACTGA
- a CDS encoding VOC family protein — MRLSHVLFKVRHLHTAVEKLTAAGFNVEYGTRQDKAYNAMIWLADNVFVEIYENPGLPFYVRLYMRWFGYKAIAARMDKWQEVQHGWCEWSVESELADLAREEQLFTAKKVPYKTHIGKRTNTMNQLLSWHLIFPDDYRQPFIMSAYTPDPRPAMISHPNGITAVDQIMAGEEHLDKALYNDLHLDWTKIKLIPGKSGLQTVIFRDSTLRIEDVLG, encoded by the coding sequence ATGAGACTGAGTCATGTGTTGTTTAAAGTACGGCATTTGCATACAGCCGTAGAAAAATTGACCGCCGCCGGATTTAACGTGGAATATGGAACACGGCAGGATAAAGCCTATAATGCGATGATCTGGCTGGCAGATAATGTATTTGTAGAGATCTATGAAAACCCGGGCTTGCCTTTTTATGTCCGCCTGTACATGCGGTGGTTTGGCTATAAAGCAATAGCAGCGCGGATGGATAAATGGCAGGAGGTACAACATGGCTGGTGCGAGTGGTCGGTAGAATCGGAGCTGGCAGATCTTGCCCGGGAGGAACAACTGTTCACTGCTAAAAAGGTCCCTTATAAAACGCATATAGGTAAGCGTACCAATACGATGAATCAGTTATTATCCTGGCACCTGATTTTTCCGGATGACTATCGCCAGCCCTTTATTATGTCTGCCTATACACCGGATCCCAGGCCCGCTATGATCAGTCACCCTAACGGAATTACGGCCGTAGATCAGATCATGGCAGGCGAAGAGCACCTGGATAAGGCATTATATAATGACCTGCATTTAGACTGGACTAAAATCAAATTAATACCCGGTAAGTCCGGATTGCAAACCGTTATTTTCCGGGATTCGACGCTCCGGATAGAAGACGTTTTAGGATAA
- a CDS encoding DUF2059 domain-containing protein — protein sequence MKKLLIILVLLGWGYGAFSQTTDKDRKIKTFLELTGAGKLGVQLSQHLIASFKGQFTAVPAEFWEKATSNINADELINLSIPIYAKYYTTEDIDELIRFYKTPVGQKAIQVTPLLMQESMEVGKVWGQQLAQKILKELEEKGYKKAEN from the coding sequence ATGAAAAAGCTGCTCATAATACTGGTATTGTTAGGTTGGGGATACGGTGCCTTTTCCCAGACGACCGATAAAGACCGTAAAATAAAAACATTCCTGGAACTGACAGGCGCAGGTAAGCTGGGGGTACAGTTGTCGCAGCACCTGATCGCCAGTTTTAAGGGCCAGTTTACCGCAGTGCCGGCAGAGTTTTGGGAAAAAGCCACCAGCAATATCAATGCAGATGAGTTGATCAACCTGAGTATCCCGATTTATGCGAAATACTATACGACTGAGGATATCGATGAACTGATCCGGTTTTATAAAACACCGGTCGGACAAAAGGCGATTCAGGTAACACCTTTGTTGATGCAGGAATCGATGGAAGTGGGGAAGGTCTGGGGGCAACAGCTTGCGCAAAAAATTCTAAAAGAGCTGGAAGAGAAAGGATATAAAAAAGCAGAAAATTAA